Proteins from a genomic interval of Cuculus canorus isolate bCucCan1 chromosome 19, bCucCan1.pri, whole genome shotgun sequence:
- the GPR21 gene encoding probable G-protein coupled receptor 21 gives MNSSLVGNQSGRPFCLLAISYLETINFCLLEVVIIVFLMVLIISGNIIVIFVFHCAPLLNHHTTSYFIQTMAYADLLVGVSCLVPSLSLLHYPIVLSESLVCQIFGYVVSVLKSVSMASLACISIDRYIAITKPLTYNTLVTPWRLRVCILMIWLYSCLVFLPSFRWGKPGYHGDVFQWCASSWNTDRYFTLFIVVMLYAPAAFIVCFTYFNIFRICQQHTKEINERRVRFSSQDGEAGEAQPCPDKRYAMVLFRITSVFYILWLPYIIYFLLESSNVYSNRVASFLTTWLAISNSFCNCVIYSLSNSVFQKGLKRLSGAICASCARQRVAKDSSTSRSKRSSNGCHV, from the coding sequence ATGAACTCCTCCTTGGTCGGCAACCAGAGCGGCCGGCCCTTCTGTCTCCTGGCCATTAGCTACTTGGAGACCATCAATTTCTGCCTCCTGGAAGTGGTTATTATCGTGTTCCTCATGGTGCTGATTATTTCGGGCAACATTATTGTCATCTTTGTCTTTCACTGTGCGCCTCTGCTGAACCACCACACCACCAGCTACTTCATCCAGACTATGGCGTATGCTGACCTCCTGGTGGGCGTGAGCTGCCTGGTGCCTTCTTTGTCTCTGCTGCACTATCCTATTGTTTTAAGTGAGTCCTTGGTTTGCCAAATCTTTGGTTACGTGGTGTCGGTGCTGAAGAGCGTCTCCATGGCCTCTTTGGCTTGCATCAGTATTGACAGATACATCGCCATCACCAAGCCGCTGACCTACAACACGCTGGTTACCCCGTGGAGACTTCGGGTCTGCATCCTGATGATTTGGCTATACTCCTGCCTGGTCTTCTTGCCCTCCTTCCGCTGGGGAAAACCTGGATATCACGGGGATGTGTTTCAGTGGTGTGCCAGCTCCTGGAACACCGATCGCTATTTTACCCTCTTCATCGTGGTGATGCTCTATGCCCCGGCCGCTTTCATCGTCTGCTTCACTTACTTCAACATCTTCCGCATCTGCCAGCAGCACACCAAGGAGATCAACGAGAGGCGGGTGCGCTTCAGCTCTCAGGACGGGGAGGCTGGGGAGGCACAGCCTTGCCCGGACAAGCGCTACGCCATGGTTCTTTTCCGCATTACCAGCGTCTTCTACATCCTCTGGTTGCCCTACATAATCTATTTTCTGCTGGAGAGCTCCAACGTCTACAGTAACCGTGTCGCGTCCTTCTTGACCACTTGGCTTGCCATTAGCAACAGTTTCTGCAACTGTGTCATTTACAGTCTCTCCAACAGTGTCTTTCAGAAGGGGCTTAAGCGTCTCTCGGGGGCGATTTGTGCCTCCTGTGCGAGACAGAGGGTAGCTAAGGACTCCTCTACCTCTAGGAGCAAAAGATCTTCCAATGGATGTCATGTCTAA